A genome region from Arachis duranensis cultivar V14167 chromosome 6, aradu.V14167.gnm2.J7QH, whole genome shotgun sequence includes the following:
- the LOC107492316 gene encoding transcription factor APG isoform X2 has protein sequence MFNSSRKGMTRSSSLLHVNKDIGELVWENGEVKVQGRGAAVEERAAKLDRFYCSSILDQSKKQIQQGCSNFKLISNTYSSSLSEQCKKPRIIDFSGSAQAKTKSHTLQHLGTCNNNNNNNNNNNNQRTSLGGGMVNFPNFLVPSLFLNKSSSSAAAATSSKGHDHSSVVIDSSNNNKAATQELKETPFHQVQPLDQHSHGQKLYHGASSSSASPPPPNNNIEQHLVVASSPVSSIGASNDPDIGIMRKQHEEYSNITDHDHDHDDTTTYISDDVSEEAGTTTLWPIVSIIHYYLFMQDDEETEDVIIAKETPAAGTRAKRSRDPEVHNLSERVNKRIHTLKELIPNCNKIMSMGRGLCMPLMMLHNHHNQLMCYRPSSGTGIPHQNMFDGFFNQMRPMIIPPSPPFINPTPPLAPLSIANSSSRDVSHVQAINNGDQVSLHQHTTSSSYPFYFPTIINQEEKNNYGME, from the exons ATGTTCAACTCCAGCCGCAAAGGGATGACAAGAAGCTCCTCCTTGTT GCATGTGAATAAGGATATTGGTGAGCTGGTATGGGAAAATGGTGAAGTTAAAGTGCAAGGAAGAGGAGCAGCAGTGGAAGAAAGAGCAGCAAAGTTAGACAGATTTTACTGCTCCTCAATTTTGGATCAAAGCAAGAAGCAGATCCAACAAGGATGTTCAAACTTCAAACTCATTAGTAATACATATTCCTCCTCCTTATCAGAACAGTGCAAGAAACCAAGAATAATAGATTTTTCAGGTTCAGCACaagcaaaaacaaaatcacACACACTACAGCACTTGGGTacttgcaataataataataataataataataataataataatcagaGGACATCATTAGGAGGAGGAATGGTGAACTTCCCAAACTTCTTGGTTCCTTCACTCTTCCTCAacaaatcttcttcttctgctgcTGCTGCCACTAGTAGTAAAGGTCATGATCATTCATCTGTGGTGATTGATTCTTCTAATAATAACAAAGCAGCAACACAAGAACTCAAAGAAACACCTTTTCATCAGGTACAACCACTTGATCAACACTCTCATGGTCAAAAACTATATCACGGAGCCTCATCAAGTTCagcatcaccaccaccacctaataataatattgagCAACACTTGGTAGTAGCATCTTCTCCTGTAAGCTCTATTGGAGCCTCAAACGACCCTGACATTGGTATTATGAGGAAGCAGCATGAGGAATACAGCAACATCACTGATCATGATCATGATCATGATGACACCACAACATATATAAGTGATGATGTAAGTGAAGAAGCTGGAACAACCACCCTGTGGCCTATAGTATCTATAATACATTATTATCTATTCATGCAGGATGATGAAGAAACAGAAGATGTAATAATAGCAAAGGAAACACCAGCTGCAGGTACCAGAGCCAAGAGAAGCAGGGACCCAGAGGTTCATAATTTATCTGAAAGGGTCAACAAGAGGATTCATACATTGAAAGAACTCATACCCAATTGCAATAAG ATAATGTCAATGGGGAGAGGACTTTGCATGCCATTGATGATGTTACATAATCATCATAATCAGTTAATGTGTTATAGGCCATCATCAGGCACAGGCATTCCCCATCAAAACATGTTTGATGGTTTCTTCAACCAAATGAGGCCTATGATTATACCACCATCACCACCTTTCATCAATCCGACTCCACCACTTGCGCCATTGTCAATCGCCAATTCTTCCAGTCGTGATGTCTCACATGTTCAAGCAATCAATAATGGTGATCAGGTTTCCCTTCACCAACACACAAC
- the LOC107492316 gene encoding transcription factor APG isoform X3, with translation MFNSSRKGMTRSSSLLHVNKDIGELVWENGEVKVQGRGAAVEERAAKLDRFYCSSILDQSKKQIQQGCSNFKLISNTYSSSLSEQCKKPRIIDFSGSAQAKTKSHTLQHLGTCNNNNNNNNNNNNQRTSLGGGMVNFPNFLVPSLFLNKSSSSAAAATSSKGHDHSSVVIDSSNNNKAATQELKETPFHQVQPLDQHSHGQKLYHGASSSSASPPPPNNNIEQHLVVASSPVSSIGASNDPDIGIMRKQHEEYSNITDHDHDHDDTTTYISDDDDEETEDVIIAKETPAAGTRAKRSRDPEVHNLSERVNKRIHTLKELIPNCNKIDKASTLDDAIDYLKTLKLQLQIMSMGRGLCMPLMMLHNHHNQLMCYRPSSGTGIPHQNMFDGFFNQMRPMIIPPSPPFINPTPPLAPLSIANSSSRDVSHVQAINNGDQVSLHQHTTSSSYPFYFPTIINQEEKNNYGME, from the exons ATGTTCAACTCCAGCCGCAAAGGGATGACAAGAAGCTCCTCCTTGTT GCATGTGAATAAGGATATTGGTGAGCTGGTATGGGAAAATGGTGAAGTTAAAGTGCAAGGAAGAGGAGCAGCAGTGGAAGAAAGAGCAGCAAAGTTAGACAGATTTTACTGCTCCTCAATTTTGGATCAAAGCAAGAAGCAGATCCAACAAGGATGTTCAAACTTCAAACTCATTAGTAATACATATTCCTCCTCCTTATCAGAACAGTGCAAGAAACCAAGAATAATAGATTTTTCAGGTTCAGCACaagcaaaaacaaaatcacACACACTACAGCACTTGGGTacttgcaataataataataataataataataataataataatcagaGGACATCATTAGGAGGAGGAATGGTGAACTTCCCAAACTTCTTGGTTCCTTCACTCTTCCTCAacaaatcttcttcttctgctgcTGCTGCCACTAGTAGTAAAGGTCATGATCATTCATCTGTGGTGATTGATTCTTCTAATAATAACAAAGCAGCAACACAAGAACTCAAAGAAACACCTTTTCATCAGGTACAACCACTTGATCAACACTCTCATGGTCAAAAACTATATCACGGAGCCTCATCAAGTTCagcatcaccaccaccacctaataataatattgagCAACACTTGGTAGTAGCATCTTCTCCTGTAAGCTCTATTGGAGCCTCAAACGACCCTGACATTGGTATTATGAGGAAGCAGCATGAGGAATACAGCAACATCACTGATCATGATCATGATCATGATGACACCACAACATATATAAGTGATGAT GATGATGAAGAAACAGAAGATGTAATAATAGCAAAGGAAACACCAGCTGCAGGTACCAGAGCCAAGAGAAGCAGGGACCCAGAGGTTCATAATTTATCTGAAAGGGTCAACAAGAGGATTCATACATTGAAAGAACTCATACCCAATTGCAATAAG ATTGATAAAGCTTCAACTCTTGATGATGCAATTGACTATCTTAAGACCCTGAAGCTTCAGTTGCAG ATAATGTCAATGGGGAGAGGACTTTGCATGCCATTGATGATGTTACATAATCATCATAATCAGTTAATGTGTTATAGGCCATCATCAGGCACAGGCATTCCCCATCAAAACATGTTTGATGGTTTCTTCAACCAAATGAGGCCTATGATTATACCACCATCACCACCTTTCATCAATCCGACTCCACCACTTGCGCCATTGTCAATCGCCAATTCTTCCAGTCGTGATGTCTCACATGTTCAAGCAATCAATAATGGTGATCAGGTTTCCCTTCACCAACACACAAC
- the LOC107492316 gene encoding transcription factor APG isoform X1 encodes MFNSSRKGMTRSSSLLHVNKDIGELVWENGEVKVQGRGAAVEERAAKLDRFYCSSILDQSKKQIQQGCSNFKLISNTYSSSLSEQCKKPRIIDFSGSAQAKTKSHTLQHLGTCNNNNNNNNNNNNQRTSLGGGMVNFPNFLVPSLFLNKSSSSAAAATSSKGHDHSSVVIDSSNNNKAATQELKETPFHQVQPLDQHSHGQKLYHGASSSSASPPPPNNNIEQHLVVASSPVSSIGASNDPDIGIMRKQHEEYSNITDHDHDHDDTTTYISDDVSEEAGTTTLWPIVSIIHYYLFMQDDEETEDVIIAKETPAAGTRAKRSRDPEVHNLSERVNKRIHTLKELIPNCNKIDKASTLDDAIDYLKTLKLQLQIMSMGRGLCMPLMMLHNHHNQLMCYRPSSGTGIPHQNMFDGFFNQMRPMIIPPSPPFINPTPPLAPLSIANSSSRDVSHVQAINNGDQVSLHQHTTSSSYPFYFPTIINQEEKNNYGME; translated from the exons ATGTTCAACTCCAGCCGCAAAGGGATGACAAGAAGCTCCTCCTTGTT GCATGTGAATAAGGATATTGGTGAGCTGGTATGGGAAAATGGTGAAGTTAAAGTGCAAGGAAGAGGAGCAGCAGTGGAAGAAAGAGCAGCAAAGTTAGACAGATTTTACTGCTCCTCAATTTTGGATCAAAGCAAGAAGCAGATCCAACAAGGATGTTCAAACTTCAAACTCATTAGTAATACATATTCCTCCTCCTTATCAGAACAGTGCAAGAAACCAAGAATAATAGATTTTTCAGGTTCAGCACaagcaaaaacaaaatcacACACACTACAGCACTTGGGTacttgcaataataataataataataataataataataataatcagaGGACATCATTAGGAGGAGGAATGGTGAACTTCCCAAACTTCTTGGTTCCTTCACTCTTCCTCAacaaatcttcttcttctgctgcTGCTGCCACTAGTAGTAAAGGTCATGATCATTCATCTGTGGTGATTGATTCTTCTAATAATAACAAAGCAGCAACACAAGAACTCAAAGAAACACCTTTTCATCAGGTACAACCACTTGATCAACACTCTCATGGTCAAAAACTATATCACGGAGCCTCATCAAGTTCagcatcaccaccaccacctaataataatattgagCAACACTTGGTAGTAGCATCTTCTCCTGTAAGCTCTATTGGAGCCTCAAACGACCCTGACATTGGTATTATGAGGAAGCAGCATGAGGAATACAGCAACATCACTGATCATGATCATGATCATGATGACACCACAACATATATAAGTGATGATGTAAGTGAAGAAGCTGGAACAACCACCCTGTGGCCTATAGTATCTATAATACATTATTATCTATTCATGCAGGATGATGAAGAAACAGAAGATGTAATAATAGCAAAGGAAACACCAGCTGCAGGTACCAGAGCCAAGAGAAGCAGGGACCCAGAGGTTCATAATTTATCTGAAAGGGTCAACAAGAGGATTCATACATTGAAAGAACTCATACCCAATTGCAATAAG ATTGATAAAGCTTCAACTCTTGATGATGCAATTGACTATCTTAAGACCCTGAAGCTTCAGTTGCAG ATAATGTCAATGGGGAGAGGACTTTGCATGCCATTGATGATGTTACATAATCATCATAATCAGTTAATGTGTTATAGGCCATCATCAGGCACAGGCATTCCCCATCAAAACATGTTTGATGGTTTCTTCAACCAAATGAGGCCTATGATTATACCACCATCACCACCTTTCATCAATCCGACTCCACCACTTGCGCCATTGTCAATCGCCAATTCTTCCAGTCGTGATGTCTCACATGTTCAAGCAATCAATAATGGTGATCAGGTTTCCCTTCACCAACACACAAC